One Aciduliprofundum boonei T469 genomic region harbors:
- a CDS encoding cyclic 2,3-diphosphoglycerate synthase: MEKRKVLILGAAGRDFHNFNVFFRNNPNYEVVAFTATQIPDIEGRVYPPELAGDLYPDGIPILAEDDMEKIIKEKGVDIVVFAYSDVPHEHVMDLASRAHAAGADFWLLGPESTMLKSSKPVIAVTAVRTGSGKSQTSRKIFKLLREKGLKVVSIRHPMPYGDLVKQRVQRFASYEDLDKNECTIEEREEYEPYIDMGGVVYAGVDYEAILREAEKEADVIIWDGGNNDFPFYKPDLWIVVADPHRPGHEMKYHPGETNFRAADVIIINKMDTANRDDIQEIYNSIEKANPNAIVIEAASPLFVDKPELIKGKKVLVVEDGPTLTHGGMRYGAGYVAAKKFGAKEIIDPRPYAVGSIVDTYKKYTHLHVILPAMGYGEKQMKELEETINNADADVVVSGTPIDLNRVVKVNKPIVRVRYELDEIGKPDLEDILNDFLKKHNLS, from the coding sequence ATGGAAAAGAGGAAGGTTTTGATATTGGGAGCAGCGGGAAGAGATTTCCACAATTTCAATGTTTTCTTTAGAAACAACCCTAACTATGAGGTAGTGGCGTTCACGGCTACGCAGATTCCTGATATAGAGGGTAGAGTTTATCCTCCTGAGCTTGCGGGAGATCTCTACCCGGATGGCATACCCATTCTAGCAGAGGACGATATGGAGAAAATAATCAAGGAGAAGGGCGTGGATATAGTGGTATTTGCTTACAGCGATGTACCCCACGAGCATGTTATGGACCTCGCATCCAGAGCTCATGCCGCTGGGGCTGATTTCTGGCTTTTGGGCCCAGAGAGTACAATGCTTAAAAGCAGCAAGCCCGTGATAGCTGTAACGGCCGTGCGCACTGGAAGCGGAAAGAGCCAAACCTCTCGCAAGATATTCAAATTATTGAGAGAGAAGGGATTGAAAGTTGTGTCCATCAGGCATCCTATGCCCTACGGAGATTTGGTTAAGCAGCGTGTGCAGAGATTTGCATCATACGAAGATTTGGATAAGAATGAATGCACAATCGAAGAGAGAGAAGAGTACGAGCCATACATAGATATGGGTGGAGTTGTGTATGCGGGCGTGGATTACGAAGCAATTCTGAGAGAGGCGGAGAAGGAAGCGGATGTTATAATATGGGATGGCGGAAACAACGACTTCCCGTTCTACAAGCCTGATCTTTGGATTGTGGTGGCTGATCCTCATCGTCCCGGGCACGAGATGAAATATCATCCAGGTGAGACGAATTTCAGAGCGGCAGATGTAATCATAATCAACAAGATGGATACCGCGAACCGTGACGATATTCAGGAGATATACAATAGCATCGAGAAGGCAAATCCAAATGCAATAGTGATCGAGGCTGCCTCACCTTTATTCGTGGATAAGCCGGAATTGATAAAGGGCAAGAAAGTGCTCGTGGTGGAAGATGGCCCCACTCTTACGCATGGAGGAATGAGATACGGTGCTGGCTATGTGGCAGCAAAGAAATTTGGAGCGAAGGAGATAATAGATCCAAGGCCTTACGCCGTTGGCTCCATAGTGGACACATACAAGAAATACACGCATCTCCATGTGATATTGCCAGCAATGGGTTACGGTGAGAAGCAGATGAAAGAACTTGAAGAGACGATAAATAACGCGGATGCGGACGTGGTTGTGAGCGGCACTCCAATAGACCTCAACCGCGTGGTTAAGGTGAATAAGCCTATTGTGCGCGTGCGCTACGAATTAGATGAGATAGGCAAGCCTGATCTTGAGGATATTCTTAATGACTTCCTCAAGAAACACAATCTCTCCTAA